In the genome of Vicia villosa cultivar HV-30 ecotype Madison, WI linkage group LG7, Vvil1.0, whole genome shotgun sequence, one region contains:
- the LOC131619408 gene encoding serine/threonine-protein phosphatase 7 long form homolog, translating into MSGLLALGDNHRGTRENVAAFDESKRFRLHNHMFDREPSEAIKPYLQRAGFGIVSKINFRSVDSKLVIAMHERWRPETHTFHLPTGECTITLEDINMLFGLRVDGRAVVGDTEGPDYACIDALGLQPFSDRVKGSVKLTWIHDELNELENHSQQTEEENILHAKLYILSMIAVLFPDKSHSVLHSSWFKFVKDLDECGKYSWGSACLAYLYREMCKACRVGCMSVAGCSLILAVWTYYRIPQLAPRSEIASSYPYATRFAQRGMEYYSSPNAFLDGYRFILDHMVQGDFLWRPYEEYPRRTQREAKAWSATTYIICFHIVEMHHADRVRLQFGFTQNIPQPPRCLGDHHLVTKNDVKDCNY; encoded by the exons ATGTCTGGTTTGCTTGCTTTGGGAGATAATCATCGAGGAACAAGAGAGAACGTGGCTGCATTC gATGAGTCTAAAAGGTTTAGACTACATAATCATATGTTTGATAGGGAGCCAAGTGAGGCTATCAAGCCTTACTTACAAAGAGCCGGGTTTGGGATCGTCTCCAAAATCAACTTTAGAAGTGTTGATTCTAAACTTGTAATTGCGATGCATGAGAGGTGGAGGCCTGAGACACACACGTTTCATTTGCCGACCGGTGAATGTACAATCACATTAGAGGATATAAATATGTTGTTTGGCCTCCGCGTAGATGGGAGAGCTGTAGTAGGTGATACTGAAGGTCCCGATTATGCTTGTATCGATGCTTTAGGCCTACAACCTTTTAGTGATAGGGTGAAGGGTTCGGTAAAATTGACATGGATACACGACGAGTTGAATGAATTAGAAAACCATTCTCAACAAACCGAGGAGGAAAATATACTGCATGCAAAATTATATATCTTAAGTATGATTGCTGTTTTATTTCCTGATAAATCTCATAGTGTATTGCATTCTTCTTGGTTCAAATTTGTCAAAGATCTTGATGAATGTGGAaaatatagttgggggtctgcGTGTTTGGCTTACCTTTACAGGGAGATGTGCAAAGCATGTCGTGTAGGATGCATGAGTGTTGCAGGCTGCTCACTCATTCTCGCTGTGTGGACTTACTATCGCATTCCACAACTTGCTCCAAGGAGTGAAATTGCTTCATCCTATCCATACGCCACTAG ATTTGCACAACGAGGTATGGAGTATTACTCATCTCCAAATGCTTTTCTTGATGGATATCGTTTCATTTTGGATCACATGGTCCAAGGAGAT TTTTTGTGGAGGCCTTACGAAGAATATCCTCGTCGCACTCAACGAGAAGCTAAAGCGTGGAGTGCAACTACATATATTATCTGTTTTCATATTGTGGAAATGCATCACGCCGACAGGGTTAGGCTTCAATTTGGTTTTACGCAAAACATCCCTCAACCCCCGAGGTGTCTTGGAGATCATCACTTGGTAACGAAGAATGATGTAAAGGATTGTAATTATTGA